The genomic stretch GCGCTGGCGTCCAGGGTGTCGAGCCGCCTTGCTGGGCCACCAGACGCTGACAGAGCTCGGCGGGAGTCGAATAGGCACAACGAAGGTATACCAGGAAAAAGCGCCTCTGACCTGCGGTGAAGCAGATGATCGAAGGCACTTTCTCGTCTAAAACGGCGGTGAGGCAGCACCACGATCTTCGGGCCCACCGAGCCTTGTCGGGTAGGCGTCGGACCGCGCCTGTCCCTGAATCACGTGTACTAGACTTGGTACATGTCAAAGATGCAGCGCACCAACGTCTACGCCGACCCCGAGGACCTGGCCCAAATCAAGGAGAACGCCCAGAAGCTTGGCGTTTCCGAGGCTGAGCTGATCCGGCGCGGCATCAAGCTGGCCGCCATGTCCACCAGAGTCTGGGACGAGCCGCTCGACTTCCCCGAGTTCGACAGCGACGGTAGCCCCCTCACCTCCGAGGCCGTTCACCAGGCCGTCGTCGGCGGGGCCACGAGGTGAACGGGAGGTGATCGTCGTTGCCGACACGTCCGGGTTGATCGCTTCAGTGGATCGCAAGCTGGATTCCTCCGAGCGGGAGGCCTGCCGTCACGTCCTGTCCGAGGCCAGTACGGTCGTCGTGTCCCCTCTGGTGCTGGCCGAGGTGGACCATGTTGCCTCCCAGCGGTTCGGCCTGAAGGAGCGCGACGTCCTGGTCGGGTTCATCGTCGCCCAGGTGCGTCGTATGCGCTTCCAAATGCCCGAGCTGGACGCCGACAAGCTGGAGGCCGCCCTGGCCATCCGGTCCCGGTACGGCCAGCTTCAGCTCGACCTGGCCGACTGCGTGAATGCGGTGCTCGCAGCCGACTACCGCACCGATGCCATCCTCACCCTCGACCAGCGGGACTTCCGCGCCATCAAGCCCTTGACCGGCTCCCCGGCCTTCCGGATTCTCCCCTTCGATCGGTAGCTGGGATGTCCGGCGAACTCAAGCTGCTACGGCCGAGATGGAGATCATGCGTCCGCGAGGGCGTTCCTCAGGGCAGCAAGCTGCTCATGGAGTTCGGTGGGGTTCGAAAGGCCACAACGAAAGTCCATCCATGGCCGTTCTCGAGACGGTGGGCTGAAGTTGTCGTTTCAGGGGCGTGAGCCCCGCGGTGGGCGTTCAGGCCTGCGGGGGTGGCTGTGGTGGAGGGCCGCTGCTTCCGGAGAACTTACTACTGTGTCCACGTCTCAGGCGCATGCTGGTCTCTGGGGATCAGAGTGATGGCTGCAGCTGCGCCAGCAACGGATCACTGCCTGACTGCCAGGCGAAGAGCCCTTCCGTGTCCGGCCAGACGAGTTGGAGGATCGGGAATCGCGGCGTGCGCTGGTAGAAGCTGAACAGCGATCCGTACTCTCCGAACAAGGGCTCGTACCAGCTGGGGTGCATGCTCTTGAGCAGGACTCGTACGCCTTCAAGGATTTCGGACCGTTCCTGCTCCGTAGCGATCGGATATCCGGCCTGGATGTCGTCGGCCAAGAAGTTGAGACAAGACTGCCGCAGGTCGGTGTCCAATCCGAAGATGGCGACCTCCGGCAGGCCGAAGGTGTGCCAGAGCCCGACGGTGTAGGCCCAGCCCGGCCCGATGTCGTCATCGGCGATGTCGCTGACGCCCCAACCGTGTTCGCCGATGTATCCCATCATGGCTTCCTGGAACCGGTTCAGGGGATCGTTGACGGGCTCGCAGATGATGCACCTGCAGTGCTGCTGTGTCACCTGCATGATTGTGCCGGATAGCAAGACGACAGTAATGAACGGCATGGCGGTGGAGCGGCAAGGTGATCATTTAAACCCACCTGGTGGTGGCTGGGCGGCTTGTTCACGTTTGCGTGGGCTTCGCGACGACGGCGAGACGCTCCCGCTCGTCCTTGACGATCCGCTCGGCCAGGGCCTCGTCCGAGACGTCGATCGCGTCGGGCGTGGACTCGGCGAGGTGGCTGCGCCTGGCGTAGGCGTCGAACAGCTCCGCCTTCGCATGGAGGATCCGCAGCAGCCGTTCGTCCACGCTGCCGGGCGTGAGCAGCCGATGCACCTGGACCCGGCGCACCTGGCCGATGCGGTGGGCACGGGCCACCGCCTGGTCTCCACCGTCGGCTTGACCTGCGGCTCACAGATGATCACGATCGAGGCCGCCTGCAGGTTGAGCCCCACCCCGCCGGTCTGGATCTGCGCGAGCAGCACCGCGTGACCCCGCGCCGCCGTGAAAGCGTCGACCACCGCCTGGCGGCGTTCGGGCCGAGGTCGCCACGGAGCGGCCCATGGATCGGCGAGTCGATGGCCGCGCCGACGGTGGCGAGCAGTCGCGGAAATAGGAGAACAACGAGCATCCCCACCTGCGGCACGAGGTCCAGCCGGTGCAGCCCGTCGAGGAAGTCAATGGATCAGAGCCGGTAGTCGAAGGTGTAGGAGTGGCCGCCGTCCGGGCCGATGACGATGCCCATGTCGCCCCGCAGGCCGCGCAACTCCCCCGTCGCCGAGTCCGGCACCACGGAGATGCGCAGCGACTGCTCGCCCTTGTCGCTCACCGCGTTGTGCTGGACGACGAAGCTGCCGGATAGGCCGTGCAGCGTGCCCTCGATACGTTCGAGGGCCACGTACGAACGTGAATCCTCCACGGGGGTGCTCGCCACCAGCAAGGTGACGACGCTGGTGCCGGTCAGGTCCCCGTGGAAGGTCTTGGACATGGTCACGAGTCCGAGCGTGACGCCGTCGCGATCCTCGTAAGGCGGCTTGGCGTTCCAGTCGGCGGTGTCAAAGGTTCCTTTGGCGGTCATGGCGTTCATCGTGCCGGGCGTACCTGCCAGATCCCGTCAGGTACCGGCGAGACGTTCCACCACCGGCGCGAAGGCGTCCAGGCATTGGGCGTTCACCGAGACGTACGAGACGCCGAGCCGGTCCCTGCGCCACCGCAGGATGTCCGCCATCTCGTCGGGTGTGCCCCGGAGCACGCCAGTGGCGGTGGCATCGAGAGAGCCGAGCCAGGCGGGCGGCTCGGCGCCGGCAGCGGCCAGGTTCATACCGAGCTCGAGATCGTGGAAGCGGTCGCCGGCCAGCTCGTACAGCTCGTCCAGCTTCGCCGCCACCTGCGCCTCCGTGGCATGCGGCGGCACGCCCAGCGCGACCGTGTCGGCCTTGGCGGCGGCCAGCCTGAGCAGCCGGGTGCCGGACGCCGCGACCAGGATCGGCACGTCCTTGACGGCGTCGATGGTCTGCGCGAGCCGCTCGAGCCGCTCGCTCGGCGTGCCGAACCTGACGCCGAGCTCTGTGGCGTCCCGTTCGGCGTCCGGCCGGCCGGCGCCCAGGCCCAGCTCGAACCGGCCGCCGGTGAGCGTCTGCAGGGTGGTGGTCTCCCACGCCACGGCACGCGGGGTGCGGTTGGCGACGCTCAGCACGTACGTGCCGACGCGCAGCGTCGTCGTGACCGCGGCGGCCGCGGCGCAGGCGGCGAAGGGCGAGAGGGTGCCGAGCGTGTCAGGCACCAGCAGCGTGGTGTAGCCGAGGTCCTCTGCCCGGCGGGCCAGGCGGGTCCACGCGCCGGCGTCGGGGGCGTGTCCGGCGACCGCGCCGAACCTGAACAGGTGATCGGTCATGCCCCCACGATCGCCGACCGCCGCCCCGATGACATCGTCCCGGGGGCCGGTGACCGGCTACATCCGGCGGCGCAGCCCCGGAGCGCCGGCTACTCCCCCAGAAGTATCCGCGTGAAGTCGTTGGCGAACTTGCCCGCCGGGTCCAGCCGCCGCGCCAGCGAGCGGAACCGGTCAGGGCAGGAGGGCCACCGGGTGAACAGCTTGCCCCAGTGCGGCCGGGGATCGAACGGCGCCAGCGTCTCCTCCACCAGCTCCAGCACCGGCCGCACACCTGCCGGGTCCTTGACCCAGGTGAAGTGGATGCCCACGCTGTCGCGCCCGCGGAAGGGGCTGAGCCACAGGTCGTCTGCGGCGATCGTGCGGACCTCGGAGATCTGCAGCACCGGCCGGATCCGGTCGCCGATCGTGTAGAGCTCACGCAGCGCCTTGACCGCGTGCTCCCTCGGCACGATCAGCTCCGACTGCAGCTCGTCGCCCGCGCCGCTCGGCTCGAAGTCGGGGCGGAAGTGCGGCAGCCGCTCGTGCCACGGTCCCGGCACGCCGAGCTGAAGGGTGCAGCTGTCGGCAGGCATGGTCGGCAGGGGGTGGCGTGGGGCGTCCGCGGGGCGGGTGCCGTACCAGCCGGGGCTGGTCAGCTCCTCGGTGCGCTTCAGCCAGACGCGCGTGTCACGCCAGTCGGTGAAGAGGCTGACGCTGTAGCCGCTCGACATGATCTCGTCGAAGTCGGCGAGCGCGTCCACGGTCAGGCCCTCGCGGACGTATTGGCGCACCTCGAAGGCGGGGATGAGGTCGAGCGTCAGCGACGTCACGACGCCGAGCGCGCCCAGCGCCACCACCGCGCCGGGAAAGTCGGCGTCGCCGCGCGACAGGGTCAGCAGCGAGCCGTCGGCGGTGACGAGGTCGAGTGACGCCACGGCGGCGGCCAGACCTTGGACCGTGTCGCCGGAGCCGTGCGTGCCGGTCGCGACCGAGCCGGCCACGGAGATGTGCGGCAGCGAGGCCATGTTCGCCAGGGCGAAGCCGGCCTCGTGCACGATCGGCGCGAGCCGCGCGTACGTCGTGCGCGCCGGCACCCGTACCTGGGCCGCCGCACTGTCGATCTCCACCGCGTCCGGCATCCGGTCGAGGATCACCAGGTCGCCGGTGGTGTCGGCGACGTCGTTGAAGGAGTGGCCGCTCCCCAGCGCCCGCACCTGGGGACTGGCCGCGACGAGCCGCTGGAGCTCGTCGAGTGAGGTCGGGTGGTGAACGTCTCGTGCCCGAAATGCGGTGTTTCCCGCCCAGTTGGTCAGCGTCACGGCCTTACCTTCCCACAGCGAGCACCTTGTCAGCCCGGCCGGGTGCCGCTAGTTTCATGAGCCGCTGACGGAGGTGTGCCGTGCTCTATCTGTCCCAGGCCCTCGGCCTGGTCACGCTCGTGCTCTGGCTGTACTGCCTCTTCGACGTGATCACCACGCCGGACGCGCTCTGCCGCAATCTGCCCAAGATCGCGTGGGTCGTGATCGTGTTGTTGTTCCCGCTGGTCGGCTCGATCATCTGGCTCGTGGCGGGCAGGCCGCAGCGGGCCGAGACGCCGACGCGGCCCAGCGCGTTCCCCGAGTACGACCGCCCGGGCCGGTTCGCCGCGACCAACCCGGACGACGACGAGGAGTTCCTGCGCCGCTGCCGCGAACGTGCCGAGGAGCAGCGCAAGAACGCCCCGAAGAAACCCGCCGAAGAGGACTAGAGGCCCTGGGCCAGGCGGTAGTACGCCTGGTTCCAGCGCAGCTCCTTGGTGAACCGCTCGGTCGTGGTGTCGGCGTCGATGACCAGCAGCTCAACGCCGAGCATGTCGGCGAGGTCGGTCAGCTCCTCGCGGCCGACGGCCGTGGAGAGCACCGTGTGGTGCGGGGCGCCGGCGGTGAGCCACGACTCCGTCGACGTCCGCAGGTTGGGGCGGGGGCTCCACACCGCGCGGGCCACCGGCAGCTTGGGCAGCGGCTGAGGCGGCGCCACGATGTCGATCTCGTTGGCCACCAGGCGGAACCTGTCACCCATGTCGGCCAGGCCCACGACGATGCCGGGGCCGGGCTCGGCGTCGAACACCAGGCGGACCGGGTCTTCCCTGCCGCCGATCCCCAGCGGGTGGATCTCGCACGACGGCGTGCCGGCCGCGATGGACGGGCAGACCTCCAGCATGTGCGCGCCGAGGATGAGCTCCTGGCCGGGCGTGAGGTCGTAGGTGTAGTCCTCCATGAAGGACGTGCCACCGGGGGTCATGGCCTTGAGGGTGCGCAGCAGGACCGAGGTCTTCCAGTCGCCCTCGCCGCCGAAGCCATATCCGTCGGCCATGAGCCGCTGCACGGCCAGGCCGGGGAGCTGGCGCAGGCCGCCGAGGTCCTCGAAGTTCGTGGTGAACGCCTTGTAGCCGCCGGCCTCGAGGAAGCCGCGCAGGCCCAGCTCGATCCGGGCCGCGTACCGCAGCGACTCGTTGCGCTCGCCGAGCAGCTCGGGAGCGACGGTGTACTGCTCGGCGTACTCCTTGACCAGAGACGTCACGTCGGCGTCGGAGACCGCGTCCACCGCCTCGACCAGGTCGTTGACGCCGTAGGTGTTGACCGAGACGCCGAAGCGCAGCTGGGCCTCCACCTTGTCGCCCTCGGTGACGGCCACGTCGCGCATGTTGTCGCCGAAGCGTACGAGCTTGAGTGTGCGGACCTCGGCCAGGCCCTTCGCGGCGCGTACCCAGGTCATGATGCGCTCGCCCACCGCCGGGTCGCTGACGTGCCCGGCCACGGTCTTGCGCGGCACCCCTACGCGGGTCTGGATGTGGCCGAACTCGCGGTCGCCGTGGGCGGCCTGGTTCAGGTTCATGAAGTCCATGTCGATGGTGCTCCACGGGAGCTCGACATTGGCCTGGGTGTGCAGGTGCAGCAGCGGCTTACGCAGCGCGTCGAGGCCGGCGATCCACATCTTGGCCGGGGAGAACGTGTGCATCCACGCGATCACGCCGGCGCACGAGTCGTCCGCGTTGGCTTCGAGCATGATCCGCCGGATCGCGGCGGCGTCGGTGAGCACGGGCTTCCACTCGACGGGGACGGGCAGTTGCTCGGCGATATGCTGCGACTGCTCGGCCACCTGGCGCAGCGTGTCCTCGCCGTACAGTCCCTGGCTGCCGGTCAGAAACCAGATCTTCAACGCGGGCTCCTCTGTCCGTAGACGTTCTGATAGCGGTCGTAGAGGCGGTCGATGTCGTCCTGCGCGATGGGCAGCGGGGTGCCGAGCTGGCGGGCCACGTGCACGGTACGCGCCACGTCCTCGCACATCACGGCCGCCTTCACCGCGGCCTTCGGGTCCTTGCCGATGCTGAACACACCGTGGTTCTGCATGAGCACGGCCTTCGAGCGGTGGCCCTTGAGCGTCTCGACGATGCCCTGGCCGATGGAGTCGTCGCCGATCAGCGCGAACGGGCCGATCGGGATCTCACCGCCGAACTCGTCGGCCATCGCGGTCAGCACGCAGGGGATGGGCTCGCCGAGGGCGGCCCAGGCGGAGGCGTACGTCGAGTGGGTGTGCACGACGCCGCCGACGTCCGGCATGTTCCGGTAGACGTAGGCGTGCGCGGCCGTGTCGCTGGACGGCGCGTGCTCGCCCTCCACCAGGTTGCCGTCGAGGTCGCACACCACCATGTTCTCCGGGGTCAGCTCGTCATAGGAGACCCCGGACGGCTTGATGACGAACAGGTCCTCGCCCGGGATCCTGCCGGAAACGTTTCCAGCAGTCCAGACGACCAAGTTGTACCGGACCAGCTCGGCATGCAGGTCCGCGACGATCTTTCTCATGTTCACGCGTGGGCCTCGTTCCTGATCGCGCGCAGCGTGTGCAGCATCTGTCCGTCTGCGAAGAAGTCGTGGAGCCTGCGGTACTCGGCGTACAGCCGGTCGTAGGCGTCCGCACGGGCCTCGTCGGGCACGTACGCGGCCTCGGTGCGCTTGCCCATGGCCGCGGCGGCCTCCTCGATGCCCGGGTAGGCGCCGGCGGCGACGGCAGCGTGGATGGCGGAGCCGAGCGCGGGCCCCTGGTCGGAGCCGATGACCGACAGCGGGCGGCGCAGCACGTCGGCATAGACCTGCATGAGGAAGGGGTTCTTGAGCAGGCCGCCGGCGACGATGAACTCCTCGACCGGCACGCCCGACTTCTCGAAGGTCTCCACGATCATGCGGGCGCCGTACGCGGTGGACTCGATGAGCGCGCGGTAGACGTCCTCCGGCTTGGTGGCCAAGGTCTGACCGATGATCACACCGGAGAGGTTGTGGTCCACGAGCACCGAGCGGTTGCCGCCGAACCAGTCCAGCGCCACCAGCCCGTGCTGGCCCACCGCCTGCTTCTCGGCCAGCGCCGTGAGCTGTTCGTGCCCGTCGTGCCCGAAGTTGTCCACGAACCAGGCGAAGATGTCGCCGACCGCCGACTGACCGGCCTCGTACCCCCACAGGCCCGGCACGATGCCGTCGCGGACGACGCCGCACATGCCGGGCACCTCGGCGTGCTGGTCGCTGGGCATGACGTGGCAGGTCGAGGTGCCCATGATGGCCACCATCTGGCCGGGGCGCACGGCGTCGGCGGCGGCGTTGGTGACGTGGGCGTCCACGTTGCCGACGGCCACGGCGATGCCCTCGGGCAGGCCCGTCCACGTGGCCGCCTGGCCGGTCAGACGGCCGGCGAGGCCGCCGAGCGGGGCCACCGTGACGCCGTTGACGTCGTCACCGACACTGCCGGTGGCGAGCTTGCCGACGAAGCCGGCGAAGCCGGGGTTGAGCTCGGCGAGGAACTCCTCCGACGGGTACGCGCCGTCCTGGAAGATGCCCTTGTAGCCGACCGTGCAGATGTTGCGGCTCTCGACGCCGGTGAGCTGCCAGATGATCCAGTCGGCCGCCTCGATCCAGCGCTCGGTCCTGGCGTAGACGTCCGGAGCCTCCTCCAGCAGCTGCAGGCCCTTGGCGAACTCCCACTCGGAGGAGATCTTGCCGCCGTAGCGCGGCAGCCAGCTCTCGCCGCGGCGCGCGGCCAGCTCGTTGATCCGGTCGGCGTGCGGCTGCGCGGCGTGGTGCTTCCACAACTTCGGCCAGGCGTGCGGCAGCTCAGGCGTCTCGAAGCACAAGGGCGTGCCGTCGGCCGTGGTCGGGAGCACGGTGCAGGCGGTGAAGTCGGTGCCGATGCCGATGACCTGCTCGGGCTCGACGCCGGCGGCGGCGATGGCCGCGGGCACGGCGATCTTGAGCACGTCGATCCAGTCCTGCGGCGACTGCAGCGCCCAGTCAGGGCCCAGCTTCACGTCGGAGCCTGGGAGGGTCTGCTCGATGACGCGGTGGGTGTACTCGTGGACGGCGCTGCCCAGCTCGGCGCCGTCACTCACGCGGACGACGACGGCACGCCCGGACAGCGTGCCGAAGTCGACT from Nonomuraea polychroma encodes the following:
- a CDS encoding PLD nuclease N-terminal domain-containing protein gives rise to the protein MLYLSQALGLVTLVLWLYCLFDVITTPDALCRNLPKIAWVVIVLLFPLVGSIIWLVAGRPQRAETPTRPSAFPEYDRPGRFAATNPDDDEEFLRRCRERAEEQRKNAPKKPAEED
- a CDS encoding L-ribulose-5-phosphate 4-epimerase, yielding MRKIVADLHAELVRYNLVVWTAGNVSGRIPGEDLFVIKPSGVSYDELTPENMVVCDLDGNLVEGEHAPSSDTAAHAYVYRNMPDVGGVVHTHSTYASAWAALGEPIPCVLTAMADEFGGEIPIGPFALIGDDSIGQGIVETLKGHRSKAVLMQNHGVFSIGKDPKAAVKAAVMCEDVARTVHVARQLGTPLPIAQDDIDRLYDRYQNVYGQRSPR
- a CDS encoding DUF3224 domain-containing protein — translated: MTAKGTFDTADWNAKPPYEDRDGVTLGLVTMSKTFHGDLTGTSVVTLLVASTPVEDSRSYVALERIEGTLHGLSGSFVVQHNAVSDKGEQSLRISVVPDSATGELRGLRGDMGIVIGPDGGHSYTFDYRL
- a CDS encoding DUF4262 domain-containing protein, with the translated sequence MPFITVVLLSGTIMQVTQQHCRCIICEPVNDPLNRFQEAMMGYIGEHGWGVSDIADDDIGPGWAYTVGLWHTFGLPEVAIFGLDTDLRQSCLNFLADDIQAGYPIATEQERSEILEGVRVLLKSMHPSWYEPLFGEYGSLFSFYQRTPRFPILQLVWPDTEGLFAWQSGSDPLLAQLQPSL
- a CDS encoding LLM class flavin-dependent oxidoreductase, encoding MTDHLFRFGAVAGHAPDAGAWTRLARRAEDLGYTTLLVPDTLGTLSPFAACAAAAAVTTTLRVGTYVLSVANRTPRAVAWETTTLQTLTGGRFELGLGAGRPDAERDATELGVRFGTPSERLERLAQTIDAVKDVPILVAASGTRLLRLAAAKADTVALGVPPHATEAQVAAKLDELYELAGDRFHDLELGMNLAAAGAEPPAWLGSLDATATGVLRGTPDEMADILRWRRDRLGVSYVSVNAQCLDAFAPVVERLAGT
- a CDS encoding ribbon-helix-helix protein, CopG family, with protein sequence MSKMQRTNVYADPEDLAQIKENAQKLGVSEAELIRRGIKLAAMSTRVWDEPLDFPEFDSDGSPLTSEAVHQAVVGGATR
- a CDS encoding type II toxin-antitoxin system VapC family toxin, with the protein product MIVVADTSGLIASVDRKLDSSEREACRHVLSEASTVVVSPLVLAEVDHVASQRFGLKERDVLVGFIVAQVRRMRFQMPELDADKLEAALAIRSRYGQLQLDLADCVNAVLAADYRTDAILTLDQRDFRAIKPLTGSPAFRILPFDR
- the araB gene encoding ribulokinase, with protein sequence MVGVDFGTLSGRAVVVRVSDGAELGSAVHEYTHRVIEQTLPGSDVKLGPDWALQSPQDWIDVLKIAVPAAIAAAGVEPEQVIGIGTDFTACTVLPTTADGTPLCFETPELPHAWPKLWKHHAAQPHADRINELAARRGESWLPRYGGKISSEWEFAKGLQLLEEAPDVYARTERWIEAADWIIWQLTGVESRNICTVGYKGIFQDGAYPSEEFLAELNPGFAGFVGKLATGSVGDDVNGVTVAPLGGLAGRLTGQAATWTGLPEGIAVAVGNVDAHVTNAAADAVRPGQMVAIMGTSTCHVMPSDQHAEVPGMCGVVRDGIVPGLWGYEAGQSAVGDIFAWFVDNFGHDGHEQLTALAEKQAVGQHGLVALDWFGGNRSVLVDHNLSGVIIGQTLATKPEDVYRALIESTAYGARMIVETFEKSGVPVEEFIVAGGLLKNPFLMQVYADVLRRPLSVIGSDQGPALGSAIHAAVAAGAYPGIEEAAAAMGKRTEAAYVPDEARADAYDRLYAEYRRLHDFFADGQMLHTLRAIRNEAHA
- a CDS encoding FAD-binding protein, whose product is MTLTNWAGNTAFRARDVHHPTSLDELQRLVAASPQVRALGSGHSFNDVADTTGDLVILDRMPDAVEIDSAAAQVRVPARTTYARLAPIVHEAGFALANMASLPHISVAGSVATGTHGSGDTVQGLAAAVASLDLVTADGSLLTLSRGDADFPGAVVALGALGVVTSLTLDLIPAFEVRQYVREGLTVDALADFDEIMSSGYSVSLFTDWRDTRVWLKRTEELTSPGWYGTRPADAPRHPLPTMPADSCTLQLGVPGPWHERLPHFRPDFEPSGAGDELQSELIVPREHAVKALRELYTIGDRIRPVLQISEVRTIAADDLWLSPFRGRDSVGIHFTWVKDPAGVRPVLELVEETLAPFDPRPHWGKLFTRWPSCPDRFRSLARRLDPAGKFANDFTRILLGE
- the araA gene encoding L-arabinose isomerase → MKIWFLTGSQGLYGEDTLRQVAEQSQHIAEQLPVPVEWKPVLTDAAAIRRIMLEANADDSCAGVIAWMHTFSPAKMWIAGLDALRKPLLHLHTQANVELPWSTIDMDFMNLNQAAHGDREFGHIQTRVGVPRKTVAGHVSDPAVGERIMTWVRAAKGLAEVRTLKLVRFGDNMRDVAVTEGDKVEAQLRFGVSVNTYGVNDLVEAVDAVSDADVTSLVKEYAEQYTVAPELLGERNESLRYAARIELGLRGFLEAGGYKAFTTNFEDLGGLRQLPGLAVQRLMADGYGFGGEGDWKTSVLLRTLKAMTPGGTSFMEDYTYDLTPGQELILGAHMLEVCPSIAAGTPSCEIHPLGIGGREDPVRLVFDAEPGPGIVVGLADMGDRFRLVANEIDIVAPPQPLPKLPVARAVWSPRPNLRTSTESWLTAGAPHHTVLSTAVGREELTDLADMLGVELLVIDADTTTERFTKELRWNQAYYRLAQGL